A window of Lysobacter terrestris contains these coding sequences:
- a CDS encoding YehS family protein, with protein MINNDVLRSIRYMLDLSDIKVVEIAKLVDPAFPLEKADVQAFLRKDDDPDFAECGDGVLAHFLDGLVIHCRGRNDALPPRPVERRVTNNVVLKKLRVAFELKDVDMHEVFASAGFPISKPELTALFRQPGHTNYRACGDQLLRNFLKGLTLRVRGA; from the coding sequence ATGATCAACAACGACGTCCTCCGCAGCATCCGTTACATGCTCGATCTCAGCGACATCAAGGTCGTCGAGATCGCGAAACTGGTCGATCCGGCCTTTCCGCTCGAGAAGGCGGACGTGCAGGCGTTCCTGCGCAAGGACGACGATCCCGACTTCGCCGAGTGCGGCGACGGCGTGCTCGCGCATTTCCTCGATGGCCTGGTGATCCATTGCCGCGGCCGCAACGACGCCCTGCCGCCGCGACCGGTGGAACGGCGCGTCACCAACAACGTGGTGTTGAAGAAACTGCGGGTCGCGTTCGAGCTGAAGGACGTCGACATGCATGAGGTCTTCGCGTCCGCGGGGTTCCCGATCTCCAAGCCGGAGCTGACCGCGCTGTTCCGCCAGCCCGGACACACCAACTACCGTGCCTGCGGCGACCAGTTGCTGCGCAATTTCCTGAAGGGGCTGACGCTGCGCGTGCGCGGCGCCTGA
- a CDS encoding YkgJ family cysteine cluster protein produces the protein MSAATRPRCDACDAVCCRLTVVLMPEDNVAAHLTARTPAGLLVMAHGEDGWCVALDGARMCCSIYATRPVICRKFAMAGPYCREVRADYADHARDIPITLS, from the coding sequence ATGAGCGCGGCCACCCGCCCCCGCTGCGACGCCTGCGATGCGGTCTGCTGCCGCCTGACCGTGGTGCTCATGCCCGAAGACAACGTCGCCGCGCACCTCACCGCGCGCACGCCGGCCGGCCTGCTGGTGATGGCGCATGGCGAAGACGGCTGGTGCGTCGCGCTGGACGGCGCGCGGATGTGCTGCTCGATCTATGCCACGCGCCCCGTCATCTGCCGCAAGTTCGCCATGGCCGGCCCGTACTGCCGCGAGGTGCGCGCCGATTACGCGGACCACGCACGCGACATCCCGATCACACTCAGCTGA
- a CDS encoding VOC family protein, with product MISKNTICLWYDGTALDAATFYAKTFPDSALGAVHRAPGDFPSGKEGDVLTVEFTVLGIPCLGLNGGPAFKHSEAFSFQVATDDQAETDRLWNAIVGNGGQESECGWCKDKWGLSWQITPRALTEAFHDPDRAAAKRAFDAMMQMRKIDVAAIEAARKG from the coding sequence ATGATCAGCAAGAACACGATCTGCCTGTGGTACGACGGCACCGCGCTCGATGCCGCGACGTTCTATGCCAAGACCTTCCCCGACAGCGCGTTGGGCGCGGTCCATCGCGCGCCCGGCGACTTTCCGTCGGGCAAGGAAGGTGACGTCCTCACCGTCGAGTTCACCGTGCTGGGCATCCCGTGCCTGGGATTGAACGGCGGCCCCGCGTTCAAGCACAGCGAGGCGTTCTCGTTCCAGGTGGCCACCGACGACCAGGCCGAGACGGACCGCCTGTGGAACGCGATCGTCGGCAACGGCGGCCAGGAAAGCGAATGCGGCTGGTGCAAGGACAAGTGGGGCCTGTCGTGGCAGATCACCCCGCGTGCGTTGACCGAAGCGTTCCACGACCCCGATCGCGCAGCGGCCAAGCGTGCGTTCGACGCGATGATGCAGATGCGCAAGATCGACGTCGCCGCGATCGAAGCGGCACGGAAGGGCTGA
- a CDS encoding rRNA pseudouridine synthase, with amino-acid sequence MPDPIRLSKRVAELAGCSRADAERYIENGWVSVDGVIVEAPQHPVSDERVELDPDAVLEAPEPATVLLHKPAGFDAIAGRKPAAALVTPATRWAEDPSGVRLLQRHFTRLTPLVPLDADASGLMVLTQDGRVWRRLTEDIAQIEQEFVVEVAGEIAPYGLRRLAHGLRYRGRELPPCKVSWQNEFRLRFAIKDVQPGQLRDMCAQVNLQVVAIRRLRIGRIAMAKLPVGEWRYLPVGERF; translated from the coding sequence ATGCCCGACCCCATCCGCCTTTCCAAACGCGTGGCCGAACTGGCGGGTTGTTCGCGCGCCGACGCCGAGCGCTACATCGAGAACGGCTGGGTGTCGGTGGACGGCGTGATCGTCGAGGCGCCGCAGCACCCGGTGTCGGACGAACGCGTCGAACTCGATCCCGACGCGGTGCTGGAAGCGCCCGAACCGGCCACCGTGCTGCTGCACAAGCCGGCCGGCTTCGACGCGATCGCAGGCCGCAAGCCCGCCGCGGCGCTGGTCACGCCGGCCACGCGTTGGGCTGAAGATCCCAGCGGCGTGCGCCTGCTGCAGCGCCACTTCACCCGGCTGACGCCACTGGTGCCGCTGGATGCCGACGCCAGCGGCCTGATGGTGCTGACCCAGGACGGTCGCGTGTGGCGCCGGCTGACCGAGGACATCGCGCAGATCGAGCAGGAATTCGTCGTCGAAGTGGCCGGCGAGATCGCGCCGTACGGGCTGCGTCGGCTTGCCCATGGCCTGCGTTACCGTGGGCGCGAGCTGCCGCCGTGCAAGGTGAGCTGGCAGAACGAATTCCGCTTGCGCTTCGCGATCAAGGACGTGCAGCCGGGGCAACTGCGCGACATGTGCGCGCAGGTGAACCTGCAGGTGGTGGCGATCCGGCGCCTGCGCATCGGCAGGATCGCCATGGCCAAACTGCCGGTGGGCGAATGGCGCTACCTGCCGGTGGGCGAACGGTTCTGA
- a CDS encoding class I SAM-dependent methyltransferase, with translation MPGYSTRKLDLTIGGHPWRLRVLSDLQQFADPDGHGERLGISSAQWSLFGQVWPAGLVLAHAMHRATFNGERILELGCGIGLASLVLQQQEADIVASDVHPLAEPFLAYNAALNALPALHYRQLRWDVPLPTLGRFDVIIASDVLYQRGSAELVNDVIARHAHDDAQVWVTDPGRGQAARFSRLMEAQEYAVESINCPVDDGDSAPYRGAVLRYGRGTARRLAQ, from the coding sequence TTGCCAGGCTATTCCACCCGCAAGCTAGACCTGACCATCGGCGGCCACCCCTGGCGCCTGCGTGTGCTCAGCGACCTGCAGCAATTCGCCGACCCGGACGGGCACGGCGAGCGCCTGGGCATTTCCTCGGCGCAATGGAGCCTGTTCGGGCAGGTGTGGCCCGCCGGACTGGTGCTCGCGCACGCCATGCACCGCGCCACCTTCAACGGCGAACGCATCCTGGAACTGGGATGCGGCATCGGCCTGGCAAGCCTGGTCCTGCAGCAGCAGGAAGCCGATATCGTGGCCAGCGACGTCCACCCGCTCGCCGAACCCTTCCTCGCCTACAACGCCGCGCTCAATGCGCTGCCCGCGCTGCACTATCGCCAACTGCGCTGGGACGTGCCGTTGCCCACCCTGGGCCGCTTCGACGTGATCATCGCCAGCGATGTCCTCTACCAGCGCGGCAGCGCCGAACTGGTCAACGACGTCATCGCCCGCCACGCCCATGACGATGCGCAGGTCTGGGTGACCGACCCGGGCCGCGGCCAGGCCGCGCGCTTCAGCCGGCTGATGGAGGCGCAGGAATACGCAGTCGAATCGATCAATTGCCCGGTCGACGACGGCGACAGCGCCCCGTACCGCGGCGCCGTGCTCCGCTACGGACGCGGCACTGCGCGCAGGCTGGCGCAATGA